AAAGAATGTGATATACAATAATGACGGTAATGAACTCTAAATTCGTCCAATACAGAGGAAGCCTCTTCGTGCTATAGCATGATCCAAACCACAAAGTCCAGTTCGAACACGCATACCTCCTTTCAGCTACCCAGCTTCCAGATCCCTGACCACTCGTCACAGCAGCATAGCCTCAGTGAATACTCATTCAACAGCTATTTCAGATTCTACCACCTAAACAGCTTAATGTGAGAACGGGAGCTGTCTATACTCAACAGTTTCTTCCGGGTATGGCGACGCTGGCAAATCCACAAATGCCGGCTGTAAGAAATGTGccagctcgccatcctcgggGTTGACCTGAGGAGCAGACCAACCGTCTCCAAGCCATGATAGCCGGTTAGTCTGGGTCTCTTCATTGTATACATAATTAAAATCTTCCCAGCGTGGTGATCGAAGAGTCTCCAGTGCATGCAAGGCACTACCCGGCCAGATTCCCACAATTCGGTCTCCCTTGCCACCCTTGCTCTTATACCAACTGCTGCATTTGTCGATATACACGGTATCTTTGAAGTACCTATCAATGACTTCTGAGAAGTCTTTCACACGGGCGGACTTTGGTTCCATGCTCGAGATATTCTCCTTTTGGAGTTTCCGTATACATTTGATAATGTAATCCCCCGTCTTTTCGATCATGGTCGTAAGTGGTCCCGTCCCGATGGCTGCATTAGGACCTAGCATCATGAAATAATTAGGAAAGTCGTCGGTAGCCAGAGATAGGTACGTCTCGGGGTACGGttcaaacttcttcatcatggttTGACCATGTTTTCCAACGACCGAGAAAGGCGGCGGCGCCGAAGTCTGAAAACCAGTTGCGCAAACCAAAATGTCCAGCTCCTTGATTTCTCCATTTTGTAGCACAAGACCAGTGTCTGTAGCTTCGGAAATGGGTGTATTGATGAAATCGACATTATCTTCACCAAGTGCTTCAAGATAACCAGGACCAGGTGTCAGCCTTCGGCAGCCCACACTAAAGTTTGGCATTAAAACTTCAAGGATGTGTGGTTTCTTTGCCAACTTTTCTTTCATAAGCGCTGTAAAATCCTCACGAGCGAGCCTCTGCGTTTCTGAGTCCTTGAAGGTAAGAGAATGAGCCGAGTTGCCGTCTCTCTCGATAATGGTTCGAAAATTCAGGTAGTACTGAGGGTCATTGGTGAATTTTGCCTTGTGCTCCGGAGAAACTACAAGAGGTTAATCTTCCCAGTCTTCTTTTCGTAGCATCGCGACTCAGAATCAATTAAAATGAGTAAAACTTACAATCGGTGCTTCCTAATCCAAGAGTCGTCATTACGGAATCTCCAAAGGGTCTGGAGATCCATGTCGTGCTTCGGATAAAGCAGCTTAAATGCGTGCCACATACTCGCTGTAAAGCAGGAATAATCTGGATGGCGCTACTTCCACCACCAATAATGCCAATTCTTTTCCCTTCAAAAGTAATACTAAAGATAAAATTAACGTTTCCTTGTTTCcaaaaaaattaaaaataaaaataaaaataaagaattGTATGTACCTATCGTCCCATACTGCTGAGTGAAGTACGGGGATTTTCATTTCACGAAGTCCTGGAATATCTGGCCAAGAGGGTTCGTTTAGCATTCCCCGCGCGCTGATAACAACATCGACTATGTCAACTATAGTCTCTCCAGTTTTCAAATTCTTAATCGTAACCTCCCTAATAAATTGTTAGTCTGAGACATAAGAAGATAGGTATATAAATATCTCGAACCATTTTGAGATATCCTCCTTCCACTTTGCGTTGGTTACTTTATGTAGAGTCTTGATGAATCGGTTCACAGAATATCGTTCCGCAACCGACTCCAGATATTTACATATTTCTGCCGCGGGGGCATAAAACCGGCTCCAATTCGGGTTGGGTGCAAATGTGTACTGATATGAATGTGCTGTCGGATGGTGTTACACACTAATGAGATCTCTTCAATAGCCGGCATAAAACATACCAGGAATGTCGCAGGCACAACCCGGGTAGCGGTTCTCATGCCAAGTGCCTCCAATCCCGGAGTTCTTCTCATATATGGTTAGTCTCACGTTGCGTAGTCGCTCTGGTATCCGAACGCCGCAATAGATTCCCGAGAAAccggcgccgatgatgaccaCACTCATTGGTCGAAAATTCTCCACGACTCGAGGGTAAACTGTAGACACCTGAGGCTTGGGTGACATCGTGTCAATTCTGGAACCGTTGGTCTTCTCATTAGTAAGACCAAGGTCGACCTCTGTCGTTGATGGAGGAACCATGATTTCCAAGGCTCTTAAGTCACTCCCAAGAAACGACTAGCAATTCCGCGAAACCTAAGTCACTGAATGGCTCTTTTTTTACGAAGTTAGGAGAGAATGAATCCAGAGCAATTAAAGCAATTTAAAACCTTTACTGGGCCTCTTTACATGCTCAGAGTTGCTAGATGACATCACATGGCCAGATTCCTCATGCGCATGAATCGACCAATACCGAGAACCGGGCCGAGAACATTTCATTTGCCGCGGGTCATCGCCTACCCACGGAAGCAGGATCCGTAATACTGGACACCGTGAGGgctgaggtggaagaggggTTCCCAAAGCTCAAGTCATCTAATTTCCTCTTATTGTCTGGCAGCGTCAGGGCGTTTCTAGGGAGACAGGAGCGGCTGTTACAGAAAAGCTGAAATGATTCAAGCCTGACTACATGTAATTTCATCCTGAGAACCAAATTGAGATATGTCTTCGATTAAACTACTATTTTTCTCTACTCTAAGCATCATTGTCGAAGTACATCTTATAAGCGCAGCCAATTGAAGATTGAAGGGCTCTGTTCGATGCTGTCAGCCTTTTAGCTACAATCTATCATCTCTTAATCTATATCCGGTACAGGCAGACCGTTTATGTACTGCATTTGCTTCCCCTGAGCCTTCATCGCTGCCTCTGCGTTTTGGTATCGCAAATCAATTGCCTCCTGCTTTGTAACAAGAACAAATTCATATTTCAACAATGCACACCCGACATCGACACCATACTGTTCAGCCGTTTCTTTGTCCTGTACTGTCTTCAACTCCACCACAAGCGTCCTCTTAACACCAAAAACTGCATCTGATGTTTCATATGGATCATTTTTTAAGTATAAAGCACTGCATGCAATAGTTAATTGGGAACTTTACAACAGCGTAGAGCGAATGTATCAGCGCCATAAACGTACGTGACGAGAGGATCATAAATCGGATGGTCAAACATAAAGTGCATGTGACTTGGCCGGTAACAATGTCGATTGAGGGTTCCAAGAAGTTTTCCAACCGGTCCATCACTTGGAATTGGATATGGGACTGGGACAATGCCTTTGAACCAGAAATTCCCGTCCTTGTCGCTCGTAAGAACAGCTCGTCCGTTAGGACCGTCATGATCTGCGTATTGAACATCATAAAATCCCTTGGAGTCAGTCTCCCAAACATCAATTCTGGCATTCTCGATTGGCTGCCCTGCCAAGTTGCGAACTTGGCAGATGACGAGAAGTGGGTTTCCCTGAGGATCAGTCGAGATGTTGGCACCATTGGTAACATACTCCGCTTCGTGAGTGTGGAATGGTCCTAATACTGTCCCTTCTGTCGAGCCTTTTGGCTTGGGGTGGTCAATCGCATCAACAAGCAATGAAACTCCGAGGACATCCGAAAGTAAAATGAATTCCTTGCATAGACACGTATTAGTCGTGATTGATAGGATTGAGCGAAATGTATCAGCACCTATCCGTGATACGCTTACCTGACGTGTATCAGTACATTTTTGACCAACTTTAGTGAGGAACTCTATTGCAGCCATCCACTCTTCCGTACTGAGTCTCGTTTCCCGTACTaaatcatggagatgaacaACAAGTCTTTCAAACAGATACCTAACGCGTCTATCGGAACAGCTAGAATTCACGATTTGAACATTCTCTGTGATGTTTTCAGTGGTGAGGTCCAGCATTTCGACCTTTGTATTGGGCGTTTTGTGAGCCGACATGCTGATGGTGGTAGATAGTAGAAAGCAGAAAATAGTTGTTTGACTTAGTTTGGTAGACTCTCCAGTTGAGGTTGCGTAAAAAGTGAATGAAGAAGCGTACCAAACGAATTTAGAAGCGGATCTTCTTCAAACGTCTATAAGGCATAGTACAACGCTACAAACACTTGATACTCTGCTATTTGCCGGGTAGCCCTCTTCCCCCTTGCCCGCTTATTCAAGGCGCCAGCTCTGCACCCTAGACAGCTCTTTGCTTAGCGGCACGGAGTACAGAAAACGGATCTGTGAGTTCAGCGGGCCGTTGAGGTGTGGGGCGGATGCGTTCCGGATGGTTCTGGTGTTCTTTCCGACCCGTGTCCGAGCCATTGCTGTCATGCAGTTCGATTCGATTAGCCTGAGAAAGCCAAGTTCGTCACTGAGGGATGTCCGTTTAACAGCCATGAGAACGCTAAAGCCAGACAATGCCAAAAGCCACCAAAGGACACTTCCACGTCTGGCAACATACTCAAGGGACACACATTTATCCCTTCGGTATTATACAAGATGCCCTGCTAGCCTTGAAACATCCTACAAAAGGCAAAGCGAAGTATCCGTCGATTTTAATACCCTAATCACTCAAACGTCAGCAAAAATGCCCGTCTTTCAAGAAACCTCCTACAATGATCGCGACCTTCGAGTAAATCCAACAAAGGAACCGCCTTTGCCAAGACTGACTTCACAGCCGCCATTATCCACcggtggtgaagatgaaaaatatGAAGTCATCATAATTGGTGTAGGTCAGGGTTCACCCAAATTTTGTGCAGGTCAATTGATAAGATAATGTCAAGGCCGGCCCTGCGGGAATGATGTGCACATTGATGCTCGCTCGTTACGGACTTGGAGATACCATTGTATGCTACGATGCCAAGCCTGGAACGCTGAAAGCTGGCCAGGCCGATGGTCTTCAGCCTCGCACGTTGGAAGTACTGAAAAGCCTGgacgttgttgatgagatcCTCAACCATGGATGCCATATGTCTGAGGTCGCTTTTTGGAACCCCAAAAGAAACACATCGCCTGATGATGCTCCCGGAATTGAGCGTACATCTTTTGCACCGGACgtggcggtggcagcgagaTATAAGCATGAGGTTACCATACACCAGGGCCGGATCGAACGGATCCTCGAAAGCAATCTCAACCACTATGCACCGGACTGCATTCATAGAAACGCCCGATTCATTGACTTTCAGATGGACGAAGTAGGCGATACTGAGTTTCCTGTCAAGGTGGAGattgagcttgaagatgttgttgGCGCCAAGACACGCAAGGCTGTACGCGCCAAATATCTTGTTGGTGCTGACGGTGCACATTCCGTAGTTCGACGGCGGATGGGGCTAGATCTTGTTGGTGAAACAACGGACCACATCTGGGGTGTTGTTGACTTCGTGGTGGAGACAGATTTCCCAGATATACGGAAGCGCTGCGCTATTCACTCCGATGCTGGTTCTGTCATGATCATCCCTCGTGAGCGTATTCAAGGTGGGGGGTATTTGACACGTCTCTATGTACAGACAACAGAAGAAGTCTCTGTTGAAGGCTTAGAACAAAATGTCGAGGGAGAAAAGCAAATGTCAAAAATGCGGAGAGGCAGGATCACTCTCGATTCTATTCTGAAACAAGCTCAGCGTGTCTTTGAGCCCTATGAAATAGGTCTCAAGGATGGAACTCATGTTGATTGGTGGGCTGCATACCAGATTGGACAGCGCATGACACCCAAGTTCTCTCTCAAGGATAGCAACGGTCAACCCAGAATATTTATCGTTGGAGACGGTAAGTAGAGCTACGTTTTAACTCGGGTGTTTCAGTAGCTAATATTAAGAAGCTTGCCATACGCATAGCCCCAAGGCTGGCCAAGGTATGAACGTTTCCATGATGGATTCATACAACCTTTCCTGGAAGTTGGCCCATGAAATTCATGGGCTAAGTCCCAAAATAGCTGGCCCAACCATCCTCTCCACATATGAGGACGAGCGACTCGAGATTGCAAAAATGCTTATAGAGTTTGACACCAACTTCTCGTCCATGTTTTCAGGAAAAGTCCACTCTGATAAAAACGTCGAGGGACTGACGCATGATCAATTTCTAAAGGTCTTCAGAGACGGTAATGGCTTTACCAGTGGGTGTGGCATTGAGTACTCACCGGGAGTTCTTGTTCAGCACCCTGCTCCTGAAGATTACCCAATCTATGGGGACAACTATCTCAATGGGGTCCTGAGACCCGGCCGACGGTTACTCGATTCAGTGGTATTGCGATATGCAGATGCTAACAGGCGACATCTGCAAGATGGTGCGAAATTGAGTAACCCATGCATAGGGATGTCATCGCTAACAACTGTAGATTTTCCCTCCAATGGGCGATTTAGGATCCTTGTATTCACAGCATTCGATCTTTGTGAGAAAGACGGCAGTTCATCTCAGGCTGTAAATCAGATTTGTCAAGATTTAATACCCGTGTTTCCATCCTCCACTATCGAACTAGTCGTGCTCCATCCTTTCTCAGAAAGAAAGTTTGAATGGGGGGATATTCAGCCATCGATCAAGAAGTATGCGGAAATGAAATTCCACGGCCCAGCGGATGAAGGGTTATACGCCACGTACGGAGTTAATGATCGTGCGGGTGCCGCTGCCGTCATTCGGCCAGACGGCTATGTTGGCATGGTCACATCACTTCAAGGGATTTCTCAGGTGGAAGAATACTTGGCTCGTTGCTTAGTTAAAGTTGAGCATGATCAACTGTCTCCTCAGGTATAAATAAGATAACTAATACGTTGGCCATAATACATATATCGATCTCCGTGCACTCTCCGAAGTAGAAAAGGGGCTCTTGCAATACCAGGAAACTTATACGTTAATGCAAATCAAAGCATATATGAGCACAGTTCTAGAAGCGATACGGCTCAAATGACACTCAACAGGACGAAAAGCTGTTATACGGGCCACCTATAAGAGCTCTGAATATCATTCCATATGATTGCTCGCGTACAATCATGCGGTATGCAACCTCCCTGAAATGATGATCATCGTAGCATGCTAGTCACCAGCCCTGTCTACAGTTGCTTCCGAACCTCGGACCAGAGGCCTGTCGTGTGGTTCCCAGTCTCGATCCGGGGGTTTTAACATAGATATTACACTGCTCCACTTCCCCAGGCGAGATTTCTAATCGGCTCTGTTCGGATACGGGCTTGTTCAGTGGGTACGCGATACTATACATACTGAGCTTCGGTTTCCGGGGTTATGGCTCACATATATGTTCAGGGTTGTATACAGAGGTGCCCGGAATTCCCAATAATATCTTTCCTAGTTGAGTATTCTATAATATAACTTCCATTGGGTTTGTGCGTCAGTCCATTGAGCTTACAACCCTCATGCGTGGGTTATAGAATCTACTTTCTTTATTCCTCCTCTCctgtttctttctccctGTTCTTGAGTATATCCTACAGATAAGCTGCATTCCGTCTAGACGTATTTCGGCTTCTGAAACCGTTCAGAATGAGCGACTACTCAGAGTCATGGCTCAAGGCACGTAGATGTCAATGCATATACTTACCAATGAAAGGAGGTGCCTAACAAATCCAGTTCGAGGAACACCTAGGCGTTCGACCAGTTCTCAACGGCACTGCTGATGAAATGCGCGCCATGCAAGAGGGGATGATGACAGCACTTGCAGCACAATATCCCCCCATCCCTGATTCTATTAAGACCTACGAGGGCGTACATGATTCTTTCAACTATCGTATTTTTTGTCCGGCTGCCGACAAAAGCGACAAATTCCCCGTTGGAGTATACTATCACCCCGGGGGGCTTGTCATTGGACCGTCCATTGCAGATGACTATTTTTGCGCCACTGTCGCGGGCAGCAaaatcgtcgtcatctccatAATGTATAGATTATCACCAGAGCATAAGGCACCAGCACACCTTGAAGATGCGCTCAATGGGTTTGAATGGGTAGGACTTATGTCACAAATAAGTAGAGCCGAAACTGATATAGCTAATACCCACGCAGGCGTATAAGAACGCTGCTAAATTCGGAGGCGATTCAACCAGAATATACGCCATAGGCGTCTCGGCCGGAGCTGGACTTGCTTTTTCCGTCACTCGCAAGGTACTTTTGGGTCAGACTTCACTGCGACCTAATACGGTCAAAGGCATTGCTGTCTTCTGTCCCGTTGCGTTGCACCCCGACCACATCACGAAATATTACAAGTCAACTCATACATCTTAcgccgagatggagaagaatgTGCCACTTTTGAACGCATCAACGATGCGTCTATTCTTCGACCTTGCAGGAAATAATGCTGAATATGAGGACTACTTTCCAATTAGAGATTCGAACATCTTGGGGCGATTACCACCcgtgtatgtatgtaccaGCGAATTGGATCCAGtgagagatgatggaaaggTGTTGGTGGCATCCTTGAAGGATGCTAGGATTCCCGTCAAGTCTGACCATTATCCTGGCCTTCCACACTGCTTCTGGATAGTTCCCTCTTTACCCGAGACTGAGACATTTTATAAGAATGCCATTAATGGAATGCAATGGGTTATTAGGATATAGCTACTACCTCCTCAAGTGTTCTGCGATTAACGTGGAGATAGAATTAAAAGGAaggtttaaaaaaaaatctcttAAAGATCTGTACATAACAACATTGAACATTAGCTATGGGTTATCTAGGGGGTCAGCTTAACACACTTCGAATTGATTAGTTCCTCGACACTGAGTATCTCTCGGGGATTCAGCTCCAATCTAATGTAACGTGTGTACTGTCACATGCTTTTCTTAGAGAGGCCAAGAGCCCAGACGCTATCCGCTACAACAATGGTGTTGACCAGGCTCCCATTCAATGCTGACGCTACCCCACAGGATATTCCGAGTATAGTTGCAG
Above is a genomic segment from Trichoderma breve strain T069 chromosome 6, whole genome shotgun sequence containing:
- a CDS encoding alpha/beta hydrolase fold domain-containing protein encodes the protein MSDYSESWLKFEEHLGVRPVLNGTADEMRAMQEGMMTALAAQYPPIPDSIKTYEGVHDSFNYRIFCPAADKSDKFPVGVYYHPGGLVIGPSIADDYFCATVAGSKIVVISIMYRLSPEHKAPAHLEDALNGFEWAYKNAAKFGGDSTRIYAIGVSAGAGLAFSVTRKVLLGQTSLRPNTVKGIAVFCPVALHPDHITKYYKSTHTSYAEMEKNVPLLNASTMRLFFDLAGNNAEYEDYFPIRDSNILGRLPPVYVCTSELDPVRDDGKVLVASLKDARIPVKSDHYPGLPHCFWIVPSLPETETFYKNAINGMQWVIRI
- a CDS encoding flavin-binding monooxygenase-like domain-containing protein; protein product: MVPPSTTEVDLGLTNEKTNGSRIDTMSPKPQVSTVYPRVVENFRPMSVVIIGAGFSGIYCGVRIPERLRNVRLTIYEKNSGIGGTWHENRYPGCACDIPAHSYQYTFAPNPNWSRFYAPAAEICKYLESVAERYSVNRFIKTLHKVTNAKWKEDISKWEVTIKNLKTGETIVDIVDVVISARGMLNEPSWPDIPGLREMKIPVLHSAVWDDSITFEGKRIGIIGGGSSAIQIIPALQRVCGTHLSCFIRSTTWISRPFGDSVMTTLGLGSTDFSPEHKAKFTNDPQYYLNFRTIIERDGNSAHSLTFKDSETQRLAREDFTALMKEKLAKKPHILEVLMPNFSVGCRRLTPGPGYLEALGEDNVDFINTPISEATDTGLVLQNGEIKELDILVCATGFQTSAPPPFSVVGKHGQTMMKKFEPYPETYLSLATDDFPNYFMMLGPNAAIGTGPLTTMIEKTGDYIIKCIRKLQKENISSMEPKSARVKDFSEVIDRYFKDTVYIDKCSSWYKSKGGKGDRIVGIWPGSALHALETLRSPRWEDFNYVYNEETQTNRLSWLGDGWSAPQVNPEDGELAHFLQPAFVDLPASPYPEETVEYRQLPFSH
- a CDS encoding dioxygenase domain-containing protein, which produces MSAHKTPNTKVEMLDLTTENITENVQIVNSSCSDRRVRYLFERLVVHLHDLVRETRLSTEEWMAAIEFLTKVGQKCTDTRQEFILLSDVLGVSLLVDAIDHPKPKGSTEGTVLGPFHTHEAEYVTNGANISTDPQGNPLLVICQVRNLAGQPIENARIDVWETDSKGFYDVQYADHDGPNGRAVLTSDKDGNFWFKGIVPVPYPIPSDGPVGKLLGTLNRHCYRPSHMHFMFDHPIYDPLVTALYLKNDPYETSDAVFGVKRTLVVELKTVQDKETAEQYGVDVGCALLKYEFVLVTKQEAIDLRYQNAEAAMKAQGKQMQYINGLPVPDID
- a CDS encoding FAD binding domain-containing protein, with protein sequence MPVFQETSYNDRDLRVNPTKEPPLPRLTSQPPLSTGGEDEKYEVIIIGAGPAGMMCTLMLARYGLGDTIVCYDAKPGTLKAGQADGLQPRTLEVLKSLDVVDEILNHGCHMSEVAFWNPKRNTSPDDAPGIERTSFAPDVAVAARYKHEVTIHQGRIERILESNLNHYAPDCIHRNARFIDFQMDEVGDTEFPVKVEIELEDVVGAKTRKAVRAKYLVGADGAHSVVRRRMGLDLVGETTDHIWGVVDFVVETDFPDIRKRCAIHSDAGSVMIIPRERIQGGGYLTRLYVQTTEEVSVEGLEQNVEGEKQMSKMRRGRITLDSILKQAQRVFEPYEIGLKDGTHVDWWAAYQIGQRMTPKFSLKDSNGQPRIFIVGDACHTHSPKAGQAGPTILSTYEDERLEIAKMLIEFDTNFSSMFSGKVHSDKNVEGLTHDQFLKVFRDGNGFTSGCGIEYSPGVLVQHPAPEDYPIYGDNYLNGVLRPGRRLLDSVVLRYADANRRHLQDDFPSNGRFRILVFTAFDLCEKDGSSSQAVNQICQDLIPVFPSSTIELVVLHPFSERKFEWGDIQPSIKKYAEMKFHGPADEGLYATYGVNDRAGAAAVIRPDGYVGMVTSLQGISQVEEYLARCLVKVEHDQLSPQV